One genomic region from Ammospiza caudacuta isolate bAmmCau1 chromosome 1, bAmmCau1.pri, whole genome shotgun sequence encodes:
- the SLC7A13 gene encoding solute carrier family 7 member 13, which produces MGKEENNDPKDVQRKGKAKIQLKRNIGYFDGVSFIIGSIVGAGIFVSPTGVLKHSLLNVGVALTIWTASGLVSLMGALCYAELGTALPFSGGEYSHIKRGLGSLPAFVFIWTATFTKPASNAARALLFAEYATQPFYGICPAPDVLKKCLALAVLWSLGILNGLSVKMSAWVQTVFTLLKMMALSVIAVGGIVLLVTRQKESLARFEDMFSSEIPNASQIAEAFFQGLYAYGGWWSLNYMAEEMKRPSRNIPLTVMTAVPAVIVFYLLVNISYLTVLTPKEIVSSVAVAVTWADRVIPSVAWIIPLSVAVSIFGALNCSMFTLGRLSYAGSQSGHLPLLISMLNVHSCTPAPAMIFSTTIASIFIIPSDLIMLTNYFGFSAWLMTGLTCASLIVLRYREPHLHRPYKVFLPVPFMMVAMSFFLVLAPIVWSPNMQYVYAFLFMLGSFIIYLPFIHFKLRFPFLDKITCHLQLLLEVCPADGPAEGKCE; this is translated from the exons atgggaaaagaagaaaacaatgaCCCCAAAGATgtgcaaagaaaaggaaaagccaagATTCAACTCAAAAGAAATATAGGTTATTTTGATGGGGTAAGTTTTATTATAGGATCAATTGTTGGAGCTGGGATCTTTGTGTCTCCCACAGGGGTGTTAAAACATTCCTTACTCAATGTTGGCGTTGCACTAACGATCTGGACCGCGTCTGGGCTGGTTTCTCTGATGGGTGCCCTCTGCTATGCGGAGCTGGGAACCgctctgcccttctctggagGAGAGTACAGCCACATTAAAAGAGGCCTTGGATCCCTACCCGCCTTCGTGTTTATCTGGACAGCAACGTTCACCAAGCCAGCATCAAATGCTGCTCGAGCCTTGCTGTTTGCTGAATATGCCACACAGCCATTCTATGGCATTTGTCCTGCACCAGATGTGCTGAAGAAGTGCTTGGCCTTGGCCGTTCTCTGGTCCCTGGGGATTTTAAATGGCCTCAGCGTCAAAATGTCTGCGTGGGTGCAGACAGTTTTCACTCTGCTGAAGATGATGGCCTTGTCAGTGATTGCTGTTGGTGGCATAGTTCTCCTTGTTACCAGGCAAAAGGAGAGTCTGGCCAGGTTTGAGGACATGTTCAGCTCAGAGATCCCCAACGCCTCACAGATTGCTGAAGCCTTCTTCCAGGGGCTGTACGCGTACGGCGGCTGGTGGTCCCTCAACTACATGGCAG aGGAGATGAAACGTCCCAGCAGAAATATCCCCTTAACTGTGATGACTGCTGTTCCTGCAGTAATTGTTTTTTATCTACTAGTGAACATCTCATATCTGACTGTCCTCACACCTAAGGAAATTGTCTCCTCAG TTGCTGTGGCAGTCACCTGGGCTGATCGAGTGATCCCCTCTGTTGCCTGGATCATTCCTCTCTCTGTTGCTGTCTCAATATTTGGTGCCCTCAACTGCAGCATGTTCACACTCGGTCGATTAAGCTATGCTGGAAGTCAGTCAGGACATTTACCTCTTTTAATATCCATGCTTAATGTCCACTCCTGTACGCCAGCACCAGCCATGATTTTTTCAACCACCATTGCATCCATTTTTATCATCCCCTCTGACCTTATTATGCTAACAAATTACTTTGGATTTTCTGCCTGGCTCATGACTGGATTGACTTGTGCAAGCCTGATTGTACTTCGATACCGGGAACCTCATCTACACCGACCATACAAA GTGTTTTTACCAGTTCCATTTATGATGGTGGCAATGTCTTTCTTCCTAGTTCTAGCTCCCATAGTCTGGTCTCCAAACATGCAATATGTTTACGCTTTCCTGTTTATGCTTGGAAGTTTCATTATTTATCTGCcttttatacattttaaattgcGTTTTCCATTTCTTGATAAAATTACTTGCCACCTACAGCTCCTGTTAGAAGTCTGTCCTGCTGATGGACCTGCTGAGGGCAAATGTGAATAA
- the LOC131559408 gene encoding ATPase family AAA domain-containing protein 2B-like — translation MERTNNENPDDPVVSPEGSEGRQGDGLRRSFRQRKAVERYESPLENLRKRNVSSSNYTPPVKERDSSKKPKRSPSANSQKDELRIKGPLNDHIKTEATRKGNFNEVHKDHLKIGASLAGVEQMQIDGSAQFHGVGGLSDHISALKEMVILPLLYPDVFEILKFKPPRGCLFYGPPGTGKTLVARALANECSRGDRKVTFFMRSAADCMSKWVGESERQLRLVFEQAYQMRPSIIFFDEIDALAPVRSSKQDQVHSSVVGTLLTLMDGLASRGEVVVIGATNRLDSIDPALRRPGRFEREFRFNLPNKEARLEIFKIHTRDWTLKPSDNILEDLAEKCVGFCGADIKALCVEAGLCALRRRYPQIHESDKRLKIDARSIKVTAKDFAMAMQKIVPASQRAGASPGRALPSISKPLLENTLERILQALQRPFPHAKLALKTQGSYGIDCDDDDSPSVSEKKPESKKAEFRTLSRYMFVLFMIKTLFNTNREEVFNIPRPTCAERRGFYENLIMKQAAEPPASRNNADSQAHPSARCSQVDGQPQVLDKKAIKILKRGVFVDYSELRKLLDAVVTATENVSISSMAKLYSVLSMCIYQQRENPDKTKLVEKKAMGSPTQASQTSLSVTSLSEELFQLYKEDGGL, via the exons ATGGAAAGAACTAACAATGAAAATCCTGATGATCCAG TGGTTTCACCagaaggaagtgaaggaagaCAAGGTGATGGCCTGCGCCGCTCCTTCCGGCAGAGGAAAGCTGTTGAGCGCTACGAATCTCCCTTGGAAA ATCTAAGAAAACGTAATGTAAGCTCATCCAACTATACTCCACCTGTCAAAGAGAGAGATTCCAGCAAAAAACCTAAAAG GTCTCCTTCAGCCAACTCTCAGAAAGATGAGCTCCGAATAAAGGGACCTCTGAATGATCACATAAAAACAGAAGCAACTCGGAAAGGCAACTTCAATGAAGTTCACAAGGATCACTTGAAAATTGGAGCAAGCCTGGCTGGTGTGGAGCAAATGCAAATAGATGGTTCA GCACAATTTCATGGTGTGGGTGGTCTCTCTGACCACATTTCAGCTTTAAAAGAGATGGTCATTTTGCCGTTGCTTTATCCTGACGTCTTTGAGATATTGAAATTTAAGCCTCCAAG AGGCTGTTTATTCTATGGTCCACCAGGTACTGGAAAGACCCTGGTTGCTCGTGCACTTGCTAATGAATGTAGCAGAGGTGACAGGAAAGTGACCTTTTTTATGAGAAGTGCTGCCGACTGCATGAGTAAATGGGTAGGAGAATCTGAACGACAGCTGCGTTTAGTGTTTGAGCAG GCCTACCAGATGCGACcttcaattattttctttgatgAGATCGATGCTCTTGCTCCTGTACGGTCCAGCAAGCAAGATCAGGTTCACAG CTCTGTTGTGGGGACACTTCTGACACTCATGGATGGCTTAGCCAGCAGAGGAGAGGTTGTGGTAATAGGAGCGACCAATAGACTGGATTCCATAGATCCTGCCTTACGAAGACCTGGGCGCTTTGAACGAGAATTCCGCTTCAACTTGCCAAACAAAGAG GCAAGATtagaaattttcaaaattcaCACACGAGACTGGACCCTGAAGCCGTCAGACAACATACTTGAAGACCTGGCTGAGAAATGTGTTG GATTCTGTGGTGCTGATATTAAAGCCTTGTGTGTTgaagctgggctctgtgctttgcGCCGCCGCTATCCACAGATACATGAAAGTGACAAAAGACTGAAGATAGATGCCAGATCGATTAAAGTAACAGCAAAGGATTTTGCCATGGCCATGCAGAAGATTGTTCCAGCATCACAGAGAGCTGGGGCTTCACCTGGGAGAGCACTACCATCTATTTCAAAGCCTCTGTTAGAAAACACCCTGGAAAGAATTTTACAAGCCTTGCAGAGACCATTTCCCCATGCAAAGCTTGCACTGAAGACTCAAG GGAGTTATGGGATTGACTGTGATGATGATGACTCACCATCAGTCTCTGAAAAGAAGCCTGAGAGCAAAAAGGCAGAATTCCGCACTTTGAGCCGGTACATGTTTGTCCTCTTTATG ATAAAAACATTGTTTAATACTAATCGTGAAGAAGTTTTCAATATCCCGCGGCCTACCTGTGCTGAAAGGAGAGGGTTTTATGAGAACTTGATTATGAAGCAAGCTGCTGAACCCCCTGCATCAAGAAACAATGCAG ATTCACAGGCACACCCTTCTGCAAGATGTTCTCAGGTGGATGGGCAACCACAAGTATTGGACAAGAAAGCAATCAAAATTCTAAAACGAGGAGTGTTTGTAGATTACTCTGAGCTCAGA aaaTTGTTGGATGCTGTCGTCACAGCAACTGAGAATGTCAGTATATCGAGCATGGCAAAACTATATTCTGTTCTTAGCATGTGCATTTATCAACAGCGGGAAAATCCAGACAAAACCAAATTAGTGGAG AAAAAGGCAATGGGTTCACCTACACAGGCCTCTCAAACCAGTTTGTCTGTCACTAGTCTTTCTGAAGAACTTTTCCAGCTCTATAAAGAAGATGGGGGGCTGTGA